The DNA window CCAGAATCAACACGGATGCAGTGCCATGTACGGCAAGCGTTCCTCCGCTCAGATAGCCGCCAACTAGCAGGGCAATTCCACCAAAAGACAACTGCCAGCCGGTCATCACCGTTGGGTCTACCGTCTGCGAAATGCGTTTACCGTAAAGCGTCGCAGCCGACAGAACAAAAGCCGCCAGCACCACAAAGCCATCACCCAGCCAGATAAAACTAAAGTCGCTTAGCGAGTGGTTAAAGTTCACCAGCAGCACACCAGTAAAACCAAGAATACAGCCGAGCGTTTTGTTATAGCTTAGCTTGTCATTTTGGTAGATAAAATGCGCCAGCAGTACGCTGAAGAAGGTACCGGTGGCATTCATAATCGACCCTTTGACGCCGGTGGTAAACGCTAATCCAATATAGAAAAAAATATACTGGATGGAGGTTTGCGTCAGCCCCAGCACCACCAGCTGTCCATACTGGCGGCCCTTCAGGCGACTGATAGGTTTATGCTGTAGCAGGGCGAAGAGCAGCAAGAGCATACCCGCAAATAAAAAACGGTAGCCAGCAAAAACCACCTTTGACGGTATATCGTCCGTGGCAATCTGAAATAGTTCATAACCGCTTTTAATCGCAGGGTAAGCGCTTCCCCACAGCAGGCAGCAGAGGGTTGCGCAAGCATAGGAGACATTCTTACGGGAAAAAACTGAGGGTGCATCCATTCACTTCACCAGAAATAAAATAGCGTTTTATTTTATTATCCGGAAAGTTGCTAAGAATAGCTACCATACAAGGAAAATATTACTGAATGCAGAAAAGCAAAACGCCGGCACAAGGCCGGCGTTTCGACGCGAGTTGAGTAAAAAATTACTCAGCTACAACGTTAACAACCAGTTTAGCGAAAACTTCGCTGTGAACCTGGAAGTCCACTTCGTGCTCACCGGTGGTGCGCAGAACGCCGTTCGGCAGGCGAACTTCGCTCTTAGCAACGGCAACGCCAGCTGCAGTTACAGCGTCAGCGATGTCGCGGGTACCGATGGAACCGAACAGTTTACCTTCGTCGCCAGATTTAGACGCGATGGTAACAGTGCCCAGTGCGTTGATTGCTTCAGCACGTGCGTTAGCAGCGCCCAGAACTTCTGCCAGTTTGGC is part of the Klebsiella huaxiensis genome and encodes:
- a CDS encoding DMT family transporter is translated as MDAPSVFSRKNVSYACATLCCLLWGSAYPAIKSGYELFQIATDDIPSKVVFAGYRFLFAGMLLLLFALLQHKPISRLKGRQYGQLVVLGLTQTSIQYIFFYIGLAFTTGVKGSIMNATGTFFSVLLAHFIYQNDKLSYNKTLGCILGFTGVLLVNFNHSLSDFSFIWLGDGFVVLAAFVLSAATLYGKRISQTVDPTVMTGWQLSFGGIALLVGGYLSGGTLAVHGTASVLILGYLTLLSSVAFALWSILLKHNRVGMIAPFNFLIPVSGTVLSAIFLGENIWDWKYVVALVLVCTGIWWVNKASKSQAR
- the rplI gene encoding 50S ribosomal protein L9 is translated as MQVILLDKVANLGSLGDQVNVKAGYARNFLVPQGKAVPATKKNVEFFEARRAELEAKLAEVLGAANARAEAINALGTVTIASKSGDEGKLFGSIGTRDIADAVTAAGVAVAKSEVRLPNGVLRTTGEHEVDFQVHSEVFAKLVVNVVAE